One segment of Paenibacillus sp. FSL R7-0337 DNA contains the following:
- a CDS encoding oxidoreductase has protein sequence MTRIALVLGATGLVGSALTRDLLNGNWDEVRVLVRRPLALEHSKLRQIQVDWDRLEQYSGEFAGVYAVFCCLGTTIKQAGSQEQFERVDLEYPLAAAALAKEHNVKQFLAVSSMGASAKSRTFYSRIKGRTEEGLIAAGFHGLHLFRPSLLLGDRAEFRLGERAAAVLMKALDFAMVGKAAKFRAIPAATVARAMMNIALADTGGVHIYTNEVIHVIGKH, from the coding sequence GTGACAAGAATTGCACTGGTACTGGGTGCTACAGGTCTGGTCGGCAGTGCGCTGACCCGGGATTTGCTGAACGGGAATTGGGACGAGGTCCGCGTACTGGTCCGCCGTCCGCTTGCGCTTGAGCATTCCAAGCTGAGACAGATTCAAGTGGATTGGGACCGGCTTGAGCAATACAGCGGGGAATTCGCCGGTGTATATGCGGTATTCTGCTGCTTGGGAACAACGATTAAGCAGGCGGGCTCCCAGGAGCAGTTCGAACGGGTGGATCTGGAGTACCCGCTTGCCGCTGCCGCCCTGGCCAAAGAGCATAACGTGAAGCAGTTCCTGGCTGTGTCCTCTATGGGAGCCAGCGCCAAATCACGCACCTTCTATAGCCGGATTAAGGGGCGGACGGAGGAGGGCCTGATTGCTGCCGGATTCCACGGCCTGCATCTGTTCCGGCCGTCCCTGCTGCTGGGTGACCGGGCAGAATTCAGGTTAGGCGAACGCGCCGCGGCTGTGCTGATGAAGGCGCTGGATTTCGCCATGGTAGGCAAGGCTGCGAAGTTCCGGGCCATTCCAGCAGCCACGGTTGCGCGGGCGATGATGAATATTGCTCTGGCCGATACAGGCGGCGTGCATATCTACACGAATGAGGTCATTCATGTGATTGGCAAGCATTAG
- a CDS encoding tryptophan-rich sensory protein, whose protein sequence is MTRTNPYKWGNLLLFLGVIAVNTLSVVLPLGGNSTAEISDRYHTYLTPAGYAFSIWSLIYLLLAGFIIYQFRKGTGGRDSIQRIGIWFMLSCIFNMGWLLLWHYLYIELSLVAMVLLLLSLIVIYRKTRFIADPTTGEKWLVKLPFSLYLGWISVATIVNVSVVLVKNDWDGFGLSAPFWAVIMLCVGAVLAVLVSYPYRDSIYPLVFVWAYIAIALEHKDTNEVYFTGLIAAGLLLLYSIWLLLTPRRSRSRY, encoded by the coding sequence ATGACTAGAACTAATCCTTATAAGTGGGGGAATTTGCTGCTCTTCCTCGGCGTCATTGCCGTCAATACCCTTTCGGTCGTCCTGCCGCTTGGCGGGAACAGCACCGCCGAAATCTCGGACAGGTATCATACGTACCTCACACCGGCCGGATATGCTTTTTCCATCTGGTCCCTGATCTATCTGCTGCTGGCCGGATTCATTATTTATCAGTTCCGCAAGGGTACCGGGGGCAGGGATTCCATCCAGCGGATCGGGATCTGGTTCATGCTTAGCTGCATCTTCAACATGGGCTGGCTGCTCCTCTGGCATTATCTGTACATTGAGCTATCGCTGGTGGCGATGGTGCTTCTGCTGCTCTCCCTGATCGTCATTTACCGCAAGACCCGCTTCATCGCAGATCCCACGACTGGCGAGAAATGGCTCGTGAAGCTGCCGTTCAGCCTGTACCTCGGCTGGATCTCGGTAGCCACCATTGTCAATGTCAGTGTTGTGCTGGTGAAGAATGACTGGGACGGCTTCGGACTCAGCGCCCCGTTCTGGGCAGTCATCATGCTCTGCGTCGGTGCTGTGCTGGCTGTGCTGGTAAGCTACCCGTATCGGGACAGCATTTATCCGCTCGTCTTCGTCTGGGCCTACATCGCCATTGCTCTTGAGCATAAGGACACGAATGAGGTGTATTTCACAGGCCTGATTGCAGCAGGACTTCTCTTGCTCTACAGTATTTGGCTGCTGCTGACTCCGCGCCGTTCCCGCAGCAGATACTAA
- a CDS encoding UbiA-like polyprenyltransferase has protein sequence MVIINVFKHTALKLKMFSELVMFSHTLFSLPFAIISMVWAAGGWPSGHMMLWGLIALIGARNGANAFNRLVDRTFDGNNPRTAHRHLPQRLLAEKEVILFIIINYALFIVASGMLNLLCLVLSPVAIVLISSYSYTKRFTFLSHLYLGFVIASAPIGAWFAVTGNIAFTPFVIGTVVMLWIAGFDIIYGTQDIEFDRKNGLWSIPSFFGLENALRISKGLHFIMVMLLLFLYLWRDLGWMYLVGIGIATVLLMTEHKIIKPANRKLMKVASYNLNQVISMVILLCTLIDYFYVK, from the coding sequence ATGGTTATCATTAATGTTTTTAAACATACGGCGCTTAAACTGAAAATGTTCAGCGAGCTGGTGATGTTCTCCCATACGCTGTTCTCCCTGCCTTTTGCCATCATCTCGATGGTGTGGGCGGCGGGCGGCTGGCCTTCCGGCCATATGATGTTATGGGGACTGATCGCGCTGATCGGGGCACGCAACGGGGCGAATGCGTTTAATCGTCTGGTGGACCGCACCTTCGACGGTAACAATCCGCGTACCGCCCACCGGCATCTGCCGCAGCGTCTGCTCGCCGAGAAAGAAGTCATTCTGTTCATTATCATCAATTATGCCCTGTTCATTGTGGCCTCCGGGATGCTGAACCTGCTCTGTCTGGTGTTGTCCCCGGTAGCCATTGTACTGATCTCATCCTACTCTTATACGAAGCGTTTCACCTTCCTGAGCCATCTGTATCTGGGCTTTGTGATTGCTTCGGCGCCGATTGGCGCCTGGTTTGCGGTCACCGGGAATATTGCGTTCACACCATTCGTGATCGGAACTGTGGTGATGCTCTGGATTGCCGGGTTTGATATCATCTACGGGACTCAGGACATTGAGTTCGACCGCAAGAACGGCTTATGGTCCATTCCGAGCTTCTTCGGCCTGGAGAATGCGCTGCGGATCTCGAAAGGGCTGCATTTCATTATGGTTATGCTGTTGCTGTTCCTGTACCTCTGGCGTGATCTCGGCTGGATGTATCTGGTGGGCATCGGCATTGCTACGGTGCTGCTCATGACGGAGCACAAAATTATCAAGCCTGCCAACCGTAAGCTGATGAAGGTAGCTTCTTATAATTTGAATCAGGTGATCAGTATGGTGATCTTGCTGTGTACGCTGATTGATTATTTTTACGTTAAGTAG
- a CDS encoding FAD-dependent oxidoreductase produces MKKIVILGGGYGGVLTAKKLAKKFKNDKDVEIKLIDRNPYHTLLTELHEVSANRAPEDSIKIDLKKIFAGLKVDVVLDEISNIDFKNKKLKSDKATYAYDYLVIGTGSKPTFFGIPGAEENTFSFWSYDDAVALKRQIRDMYTKAAKEKNPATRRAMLTFVIIGAGFTGVELVGEMAEQREELCKEFFIDPSEVRLVVADMAPKILPILPDKLIQKAEARLRKLKVEIVTGAKITEVGAGSVALGEKNIVDAQTIVWTAGVEGSEIVGNLDVQQQGRKRIVTNEHLESVDHKNVYVVGDNIFFIPEGEERPVPQMVENAEQAAPVIAGNITADIKGTPKKAYKPGFHGTMVSIGSRYGVANVGLPGKFFMLTGFMAMLSKHFINMFYLSQVVGFNKVWTYMMHEFFHVENRKSFVGGYFSKRSPNFWLVPLRMLLGGMWLYEGIEKIRKIWVDPNKIFLIPAAPYADATSAASQAVDAVKTTVDAQSAASAVSTAKEAVSALPVPGFIYDISNWFMDLMFYNPDGSYTFLAKWFQIGMVCAEIVFGVMLIVGLFTAISALATIGMAVMIWTTKMAATEMLWYVGAAIACIGGSGSVFGLDYYVLPWLKKQWKRIPLVRRWYLYTD; encoded by the coding sequence TTGAAGAAAATAGTCATTTTGGGCGGCGGCTACGGCGGCGTACTCACGGCTAAGAAACTGGCAAAGAAATTTAAGAACGACAAAGATGTAGAAATCAAACTGATCGACCGAAATCCATATCACACTCTTTTGACTGAGCTGCATGAGGTTTCTGCGAATCGCGCACCTGAGGATTCGATCAAAATTGACTTGAAAAAAATCTTTGCCGGCCTGAAGGTAGATGTTGTTCTAGACGAAATCAGTAACATTGATTTCAAGAACAAGAAGCTGAAGTCCGACAAAGCCACCTATGCTTATGATTATCTGGTCATCGGCACAGGAAGCAAGCCAACCTTCTTCGGAATCCCCGGAGCAGAAGAGAACACCTTCTCCTTCTGGTCTTACGATGATGCAGTAGCCCTGAAGCGTCAGATCCGCGACATGTACACCAAAGCTGCGAAGGAAAAGAACCCGGCTACTCGCCGCGCTATGCTGACCTTCGTAATTATCGGTGCCGGCTTTACCGGCGTTGAGCTTGTAGGTGAAATGGCCGAGCAGCGCGAGGAGCTCTGCAAGGAATTCTTCATCGATCCTTCTGAGGTTAGATTGGTTGTAGCTGATATGGCTCCGAAGATTCTGCCTATCCTGCCGGATAAGCTGATCCAGAAAGCCGAAGCCCGTCTGCGCAAGCTGAAGGTAGAAATCGTTACAGGCGCCAAAATCACCGAAGTAGGCGCAGGCTCTGTTGCCCTCGGCGAGAAGAACATCGTGGATGCACAGACAATCGTCTGGACAGCCGGTGTTGAAGGCTCCGAAATCGTCGGTAACCTTGATGTTCAGCAGCAAGGCCGCAAACGTATTGTTACTAATGAACACCTTGAGAGTGTTGACCATAAGAACGTATACGTTGTTGGGGATAACATCTTCTTCATCCCTGAAGGCGAAGAACGTCCAGTTCCGCAAATGGTTGAGAATGCTGAACAGGCAGCTCCGGTTATCGCAGGCAATATCACTGCCGATATCAAGGGTACGCCTAAAAAAGCATACAAACCAGGCTTCCACGGCACCATGGTTTCGATCGGCAGCCGCTACGGTGTAGCGAACGTTGGTCTTCCGGGCAAGTTCTTCATGCTGACCGGATTCATGGCTATGTTGTCCAAACATTTCATTAATATGTTCTATCTGTCCCAGGTTGTGGGCTTCAACAAGGTCTGGACTTACATGATGCACGAGTTCTTCCATGTTGAGAACCGCAAGAGCTTCGTCGGCGGTTACTTCTCCAAGCGCTCACCGAACTTCTGGCTCGTTCCGCTCCGTATGCTGCTCGGGGGAATGTGGTTATATGAAGGTATAGAGAAGATCCGCAAGATCTGGGTTGATCCGAATAAGATTTTCCTGATTCCTGCGGCTCCTTATGCAGACGCCACATCAGCAGCAAGTCAGGCTGTAGATGCAGTCAAAACTACCGTAGATGCCCAATCTGCCGCTTCCGCAGTATCCACTGCCAAAGAAGCTGTATCGGCTCTTCCGGTTCCAGGTTTCATCTATGATATCTCTAACTGGTTCATGGATCTCATGTTCTATAACCCGGACGGTTCTTACACCTTCCTGGCCAAATGGTTCCAAATCGGTATGGTTTGTGCCGAGATCGTCTTCGGTGTAATGCTGATTGTTGGTCTGTTCACAGCGATCTCTGCTCTGGCCACGATAGGTATGGCGGTTATGATCTGGACCACCAAGATGGCAGCAACAGAAATGCTCTGGTATGTTGGAGCAGCTATTGCCTGCATCGGCGGTTCCGGCAGCGTGTTCGGCCTGGATTACTATGTTCTTCCTTGGCTCAAGAAGCAGTGGAAGAGGATTCCTCTAGTCCGGCGCTGGTATCTGTATACCGACTGA
- a CDS encoding RidA family protein: MTKKQVATSKAPGAIGPYSQAIVAGNWVYTSGQLGMDPQTAELPGSVQEQARQSLNNVKAILEEAGASMDQVVKTTVYLKDMNDFAAVNEVYSTFFTEPYPARSAVEVARLPKDALVEIEAVARKK; encoded by the coding sequence ATGACCAAGAAACAAGTAGCTACAAGCAAAGCCCCAGGAGCGATCGGTCCTTACAGTCAGGCGATTGTTGCCGGCAACTGGGTCTACACTTCAGGCCAGCTCGGAATGGACCCGCAGACAGCGGAACTGCCGGGCAGTGTACAGGAGCAGGCACGCCAGTCACTTAACAATGTAAAGGCCATCCTGGAAGAGGCCGGAGCATCAATGGATCAAGTGGTGAAGACAACCGTGTATCTGAAGGATATGAATGATTTCGCGGCGGTTAACGAGGTGTACAGCACCTTCTTCACTGAGCCTTACCCGGCCCGCAGTGCCGTTGAGGTAGCCCGTCTGCCGAAGGATGCGCTAGTCGAGATCGAAGCGGTAGCGCGCAAGAAATAA
- a CDS encoding MFS transporter — protein MNIMRSRPLRNRSKDLRKASVHRKNLQIATFEGIPSTIFQVLLQGQFLTGFLLYLGASSSQIGFVLALTTLVNVAQIGVAFLIQKLPSRKWALVTFIGLHRLLWGSTGLVPFIFPQEHWVTAFIVLYTIAFIANTAGGVLWNSVISDLVPARVRGRYFGIRNTFLNALGSLVMYGGGIVLDRYPGGHGFLILYIVVWIFSISNIVVFFFYPDVPFEKSEEKAFLPMLKKPLQDKLFMKSTLFLSAWLLLQNLTVPLYSYVMLQLLNINYEKLSLLNVAQTVFMMASFYVWGNLNARHSNKKLLLWTLPIIAVSSLIWGLLSVLPMLPVLFAAHIVFGVGVGGFNQLAFNFIIGDTPKRERPMYMAMYAALTGLAAFFGPLLGGRIYEWIKEWPQWMQIYGMQLVVGVLMILLALLLGRRILRDE, from the coding sequence ATGAACATCATGAGAAGCCGGCCGCTGCGGAACCGTTCCAAGGATTTGCGCAAGGCCTCCGTACACCGCAAGAATCTGCAGATCGCTACCTTCGAGGGGATTCCGTCCACCATATTCCAGGTGCTGCTGCAAGGCCAATTTCTTACAGGATTTCTGTTATACCTGGGTGCCAGCTCCAGTCAGATCGGATTTGTCCTGGCACTAACTACGCTGGTGAACGTCGCACAGATCGGTGTGGCCTTCCTGATCCAGAAGCTGCCGAGCCGAAAGTGGGCACTCGTGACTTTTATTGGCTTACACCGGTTGTTGTGGGGATCTACGGGCCTGGTTCCGTTTATTTTTCCGCAAGAGCACTGGGTTACCGCCTTCATCGTTCTGTATACCATTGCCTTCATTGCCAACACTGCCGGCGGTGTGCTTTGGAACTCGGTCATCAGTGACTTGGTGCCTGCAAGGGTCCGGGGCCGTTATTTCGGCATTCGTAATACGTTTCTTAATGCGTTGGGAAGCCTGGTGATGTACGGGGGCGGTATTGTTCTTGACCGTTATCCAGGCGGACACGGATTCCTTATCCTGTATATTGTAGTGTGGATTTTCTCCATCTCGAACATCGTGGTGTTCTTCTTCTACCCGGATGTGCCGTTTGAGAAATCCGAAGAGAAGGCCTTCCTGCCGATGCTCAAGAAGCCGCTTCAGGACAAGCTGTTCATGAAATCCACGCTGTTCCTGTCTGCTTGGCTGCTGCTGCAGAACCTGACAGTACCGCTGTATTCCTATGTCATGCTGCAACTGCTGAATATCAATTATGAGAAGCTGTCCCTGCTGAATGTGGCGCAGACGGTCTTCATGATGGCCAGCTTCTATGTATGGGGCAACCTGAACGCAAGGCACAGTAACAAGAAGCTGCTGCTCTGGACCTTGCCGATTATCGCGGTCTCTTCCCTGATCTGGGGACTCTTGTCCGTGCTGCCGATGCTTCCGGTATTATTTGCAGCCCATATTGTGTTCGGCGTGGGTGTGGGCGGCTTCAACCAGCTTGCCTTCAACTTCATTATTGGTGATACGCCGAAGCGCGAACGGCCGATGTATATGGCGATGTATGCGGCGCTTACGGGTCTGGCGGCCTTCTTCGGTCCGCTGCTGGGCGGCCGTATCTATGAATGGATTAAGGAATGGCCGCAGTGGATGCAGATCTACGGCATGCAGTTAGTGGTAGGCGTGCTGATGATTCTGCTGGCGCTGCTGCTGGGCCGCCGTATCCTGCGGGATGAATAA
- a CDS encoding polyprenyl synthetase family protein → MKLHEALNIDLNEINREIKNLVTRDKDVPKKSQLAQSILELTGSGGKRLRPLMVIVGSRFGPKPAGRRTLQLSAAAEFIHVASLIHDDIIDNAELRRGEPALHIKTGILSAVHIGNYMSARIIELLSKYTGDKDRYVHDLSSVATGQLCLGEYQQLEHAFDYDLTLEQYLEKSRNKTALLMATCLRVGALSAESSAETAQLLYDFGEALGMSFQIQDDILDFTQSADVLGKPAGSDLRHGQVTLPVLFALQDAELAPVIRRIGPDSSPADIEQVLELVRGSDALVRSEAVSQDYLSRAAAIVEQLSSFPAHADLRTLLQYFAGRDR, encoded by the coding sequence ATGAAGCTGCACGAAGCCTTGAATATTGATCTGAATGAAATTAACCGTGAAATTAAGAATCTGGTGACCCGTGATAAGGATGTTCCCAAAAAGTCGCAGCTGGCGCAGAGCATTCTAGAACTGACAGGCTCCGGCGGTAAACGCCTCCGCCCGCTGATGGTTATTGTCGGCAGCCGGTTTGGTCCTAAGCCTGCCGGACGCCGAACCCTGCAATTATCCGCTGCGGCTGAATTTATCCATGTGGCCTCATTGATTCATGACGATATTATTGATAACGCCGAGCTGCGGCGGGGCGAGCCTGCGCTGCATATCAAGACCGGTATTCTATCCGCTGTCCATATCGGTAATTATATGTCTGCCCGCATTATTGAACTGCTCAGCAAGTACACCGGGGATAAGGACCGTTACGTTCACGATTTGTCCTCTGTCGCTACGGGCCAGCTATGTCTCGGTGAATACCAGCAATTGGAGCATGCCTTCGATTATGATCTTACACTGGAGCAATATCTGGAGAAGTCCCGTAACAAAACCGCGCTGCTGATGGCTACCTGCCTGCGGGTAGGCGCACTGTCGGCGGAGAGCAGTGCAGAGACTGCCCAGCTTCTCTATGATTTCGGCGAAGCGCTGGGGATGTCATTCCAGATTCAGGATGACATCCTGGACTTCACGCAATCGGCGGATGTCCTCGGCAAGCCGGCCGGCAGTGATCTTCGCCACGGCCAGGTTACCCTTCCTGTGCTCTTCGCCTTACAGGATGCCGAACTTGCCCCTGTCATCCGCAGAATAGGCCCTGACTCTTCTCCTGCGGACATCGAGCAGGTCTTGGAGCTCGTAAGGGGCAGTGATGCCCTGGTCCGCTCAGAGGCTGTCAGCCAGGACTATCTGTCCCGGGCTGCTGCGATTGTGGAGCAGCTCTCCAGCTTCCCGGCGCATGCTGACCTGAGGACTCTGCTGCAATACTTCGCCGGGCGTGACCGCTAA
- a CDS encoding CsbD family protein, with amino-acid sequence MDNNVIKGKWLQIKGEAKKQWGKLTDDDLDIIDGEKDKLVGKLQERYGHSKDEAEAEYHKWESSHRS; translated from the coding sequence GTGGATAACAATGTGATCAAAGGTAAATGGCTACAGATTAAAGGTGAAGCCAAGAAGCAATGGGGCAAGCTGACGGATGACGATCTGGATATCATCGACGGTGAAAAAGACAAGCTGGTGGGCAAGCTGCAGGAGCGTTACGGCCATTCCAAGGATGAAGCCGAAGCGGAGTACCATAAATGGGAGTCCTCCCACCGCAGCTAA
- a CDS encoding ATP-binding protein, with protein MEYVKIFFVNTALLITLSYLANLIYKYTVTHASEPVKRVSWVLLAVFAGWISTFFGYRLHEHVIFDLRYVPLIISTLAYPQPLVLIIIGIATGLTRLTFGVNEAALVGVLNLTILGFVCAALSLWMKRSPSSLMYKGIVTILVVNVVNVLNISLFGVIPTHDYITKILPVTFPAGLVLSALFALIIRDFHLDLMRTGQIIRANKLLSEQTEELHKNKIVLEERAKQLMLASQFKSEFLANMSHELRTPLNSIINLSQMIEEGDESLSEEELAEYGGIIHRSGEDLLSLINDILDLSKVEAGKLDIIIEDLNTSEVPDLLVQQFGVLARQKQLTFSVSLDEGVPAVIYTDPQRVQQILRNLLSNAFKFTMTGGVTMNIRVVERQEGAASQKWIAFEVEDTGIGIPPEKHDLIFEAFEQADINISRKYGGTGLGLSISNDLARLLGGFITLRSREGQGSIFSLHLPLHSGASV; from the coding sequence ATGGAATATGTCAAAATCTTTTTTGTGAATACAGCTTTACTGATCACTCTGTCGTATCTGGCGAATCTAATATACAAGTACACCGTAACCCACGCATCTGAGCCTGTAAAAAGAGTAAGCTGGGTGCTGCTCGCGGTCTTCGCAGGGTGGATCAGCACTTTTTTCGGCTACAGACTGCATGAGCATGTCATCTTCGACCTGCGGTATGTACCGCTTATCATCTCAACACTGGCTTACCCCCAACCCTTGGTCCTGATTATCATCGGAATCGCAACCGGGCTTACGCGCCTGACCTTCGGAGTGAACGAGGCAGCGCTGGTAGGCGTGCTGAATCTGACTATCTTGGGCTTCGTCTGTGCCGCTCTGAGCCTATGGATGAAGCGTTCACCTTCCTCGCTGATGTATAAGGGGATTGTCACCATCTTGGTAGTCAATGTAGTAAATGTGCTGAATATTTCCTTATTTGGGGTCATTCCCACACATGATTACATAACGAAGATTCTGCCGGTTACCTTTCCCGCAGGCCTTGTCCTCAGTGCTCTGTTCGCGCTGATTATCCGCGATTTCCATCTGGACCTGATGCGTACCGGACAGATCATTAGAGCGAATAAGCTGTTGTCCGAGCAGACGGAGGAGCTGCATAAGAATAAAATTGTACTAGAGGAAAGAGCCAAGCAGCTCATGCTCGCCTCACAGTTCAAATCGGAGTTCCTGGCGAACATGTCCCATGAACTAAGAACCCCGCTGAACAGCATTATTAACCTGTCCCAGATGATTGAAGAAGGCGATGAGTCCCTGAGTGAGGAGGAGCTTGCTGAATATGGCGGGATCATTCACCGCTCGGGAGAGGATCTCCTGTCGCTCATCAATGATATTCTCGATCTGTCCAAGGTAGAGGCCGGGAAGCTGGATATTATTATAGAGGATTTAAATACCAGCGAGGTCCCTGATCTGCTCGTCCAGCAGTTCGGTGTCTTAGCCAGACAGAAGCAGCTCACCTTCAGTGTCTCCTTGGACGAAGGGGTGCCGGCCGTAATCTACACGGACCCCCAGCGGGTGCAGCAGATTCTGCGCAATCTGCTCTCCAATGCTTTCAAATTCACGATGACTGGCGGGGTCACTATGAATATCCGTGTAGTGGAACGTCAGGAGGGGGCTGCTTCGCAGAAGTGGATTGCCTTTGAGGTGGAAGATACCGGAATCGGCATTCCCCCTGAGAAGCATGATTTGATCTTCGAGGCCTTTGAACAGGCGGATATCAATATCAGCCGTAAGTATGGCGGTACGGGGCTGGGCCTGTCTATCAGCAATGATCTGGCCAGGCTCCTGGGCGGATTCATTACCCTGCGTAGCCGGGAAGGCCAGGGCAGTATATTCTCCTTACATTTACCACTGCATTCAGGCGCGTCCGTATAA